A DNA window from Bdellovibrio sp. BCCA contains the following coding sequences:
- a CDS encoding HNH endonuclease, with translation MDYFFSPASPEHQKREKAKARELRMSQWWKQELGKGLCYHCGNRFKPADLTMDHLIPIARGGKSNKNNCVPSCKDCNTKKGYKTRAEMALEELSQSSQSDSESSSED, from the coding sequence ATGGACTATTTCTTTTCTCCCGCATCCCCAGAACACCAAAAACGCGAAAAGGCGAAAGCCCGTGAATTGCGTATGAGTCAGTGGTGGAAGCAGGAGTTGGGAAAGGGCCTTTGTTATCATTGCGGGAATCGCTTTAAACCCGCCGATCTCACAATGGATCACTTAATTCCGATCGCTCGTGGCGGGAAGTCGAATAAAAACAACTGCGTTCCTTCTTGCAAAGACTGCAATACGAAAAAGGGTTATAAGACCCGCGCGGAGATGGCTTTAGAAGAGCTGTCGCAGAGTTCCCAATCAGACTCTGAAT
- a CDS encoding cyclic nucleotide-binding domain-containing protein, with the protein MSVKTFKKGEVIYKDGDKITSVYLIQSGGANQCLIRGKKTIDLFQLGSSHILGDQIILGQGTHPTAAIATTETKVLEIPVEALKQQYEGAPQMLKVIIKSLADRLRLAVNDVRSSKLEKDSSPCPEDQVAKAFGSVFHTANHKGDRSQPGRVIVDWNMMKQYSQRVMGESPKRVEQVINVLVKLKLALYEMGKAPDNPDGPDEIQKVHFLDLGLLESFFEFYQYYYFKGGRSELLKVDELCQQMLDGLLKLCENEQPDRFGIVSVDFAKFGEYCKNEIGINLNNDHFNRLEGKGVFMKRKNGGSGVLLQFEVKEFRSIFQSWKMLREIEKWNEKGFVDMDEKEVVKKKVTAGGPACPACSVELQAGAKFCHECGHKIVAAA; encoded by the coding sequence ATGTCTGTAAAAACGTTCAAAAAAGGCGAAGTGATCTATAAAGATGGCGACAAAATCACGTCGGTTTATCTGATCCAATCTGGTGGTGCGAACCAGTGTTTGATTCGCGGTAAAAAAACCATCGACCTTTTTCAATTGGGTTCTTCTCATATTTTGGGTGACCAAATTATTTTAGGCCAAGGCACACACCCCACAGCTGCTATCGCAACAACAGAAACCAAAGTTTTGGAAATTCCCGTTGAAGCTTTGAAACAGCAATATGAAGGTGCTCCGCAAATGCTCAAAGTCATCATCAAATCTTTGGCGGATCGTTTGCGTTTGGCGGTGAATGATGTTCGTTCCAGCAAACTAGAAAAAGACTCCTCCCCTTGTCCTGAAGATCAAGTGGCAAAAGCTTTTGGATCTGTTTTCCATACAGCGAATCATAAAGGGGATCGCTCACAACCGGGTCGCGTGATCGTAGATTGGAATATGATGAAGCAATATTCCCAACGCGTGATGGGAGAATCTCCAAAACGTGTTGAGCAAGTGATCAATGTTCTTGTGAAGCTTAAGCTTGCTCTTTATGAAATGGGTAAGGCCCCTGATAATCCAGATGGACCCGACGAAATTCAAAAAGTTCATTTCTTGGATTTGGGTTTGCTAGAAAGTTTTTTTGAGTTCTATCAATATTACTATTTTAAAGGTGGTCGTTCAGAACTTCTGAAAGTCGATGAGCTTTGCCAACAAATGCTCGACGGTCTTTTAAAACTTTGTGAGAACGAACAGCCGGACCGCTTTGGTATTGTCAGTGTGGATTTCGCGAAATTCGGCGAATACTGCAAAAACGAAATCGGTATTAACTTAAATAACGATCACTTCAACCGTCTTGAAGGCAAAGGCGTCTTCATGAAAAGAAAAAATGGCGGCTCTGGAGTGCTTTTACAATTTGAAGTGAAAGAGTTCCGCTCTATTTTCCAAAGCTGGAAGATGCTGCGTGAAATTGAAAAGTGGAACGAAAAAGGTTTCGTCGATATGGACGAGAAGGAAGTCGTTAAAAAGAAAGTGACAGCAGGTGGACCTGCCTGCCCTGCTTGCAGTGTTGAATTGCAAGCCGGAGCTAAATTCTGCCACGAATGTGGTCATAAGATTGTAGCGGCGGCATAA
- a CDS encoding PilZ domain-containing protein — translation MSEALVIFKAINKESDKQTILQKVLANQETIYLRDKFDRNIALKPLSINSNMQLKCRPPEESMNTQEGDTFTATFNVGSERYLFETHPVVGENHVTLTVLNLFHLQRRRNYRYVLPTDYSAELVINYLNQVVCAYTCRLLDLSTEGCAVEISMAEANFKLDDLVQAEVFLGDREPILVQGMIKNIREKDDLHLVLGVEFNHMANASEGKIVASLTDLQREIYFRKKAA, via the coding sequence ATGAGCGAAGCTTTGGTCATCTTTAAAGCGATAAATAAGGAGTCTGATAAGCAGACGATTCTCCAAAAAGTTTTGGCGAATCAAGAGACTATTTATTTGCGCGATAAGTTTGACCGTAACATCGCTTTGAAGCCTTTAAGTATTAATTCCAATATGCAGCTTAAATGCCGTCCTCCAGAAGAGAGCATGAACACTCAAGAGGGCGACACATTTACAGCCACCTTTAACGTGGGATCTGAGCGCTACCTTTTTGAGACTCATCCTGTGGTGGGTGAAAATCACGTAACTTTAACAGTCCTCAATTTGTTTCATCTGCAAAGACGTCGCAATTACCGTTACGTTCTTCCGACGGATTATTCCGCGGAACTCGTTATCAATTATTTGAACCAAGTTGTGTGCGCTTACACCTGTCGCTTGCTAGATCTGAGCACTGAAGGGTGCGCTGTGGAAATTTCCATGGCAGAAGCTAATTTCAAGCTGGATGATCTTGTGCAAGCCGAAGTCTTTTTAGGCGACCGCGAACCGATCCTGGTTCAAGGCATGATTAAGAACATCCGCGAAAAAGATGACCTGCATCTGGTTTTAGGCGTAGAGTTTAATCACATGGCCAATGCCAGCGAAGGAAAAATCGTCGCTTCACTGACGG